CTCCTTTTGAACCGATCGAATCCAAGATCAAAGGACTTCAAGGAATCGAACTTAAAAATCAATACATAGGCGTAGAATACAGAGGTGATATAGGCGAACAACTCAGAGAGATCGAAAAAGGAGAATACGTTCCCGTAACGATACCCGGAAACAAGGTTTTCTGGGGAACCAATATGAGCATCACTAGTAAGGTAGATAACTCTGGTTATGTGGCATCTTCGGATCAAAAGTTTAAGATTGATGGAGTAGAGATACACGTGTCCGCGGGAGATACGATAGACGACATCATTGATAAGATTAACAATTCTCCTTTAGAAGTAAAGGCGAACAAATTGGCGCAGGACAACATTAGTTTAAGTTCTACGGCTCCTCATCAAATCTGGATGGAAGACGTAGAAGGTGGAACCATTTTAAGAGATATCGGACTTGTAGATTCCGCGACTTCCGAACCGCCTAACAACTATTCTAAATCTGCAACCGTAACAGGACTTTCCGTTTTCGACGTAATGATCCAATTTAGAAACGATCTGATTCAAAAAGATCAGGAAAGAATTTCCGGACGCGATCTACAAGATTTGGATTTGGCGATGGAAAATGTTCTACGTTATCGTGCAATCGTAGGCGCGAGAATGAATCGAATGGAAGAACACGCTCAAAGAGTGGATTTTGATAAATCTTATATGACCGAACTTTTATCCAAAAACGAAGGAATCGATTTTCCCGAAACCATTATGAATATGAAATGGTTGGAGACAGTGCATCAATATGCGCTTAACGTGGGATCAAAAATTATTAAACCGACATTGATGGATTTTCTAAGATAAAACACAATCCGGGAAGTAAATTTCTAAGGTAAAAATTTAAGATGGGAATCGAGATTCAAACAAAACCGTTCGGTAAAATGCAAATATCCGAAAAACAAATCTTATCTTTTCCGGAAGGTTTATTAGGATTTGAAGAATATAAAAAATTCGCATTGATCGAAGAAGAAGAGGAATCCGTTTTTAAATGGCTTCAATCGATTGAAGAAGTCGATCTTGCGTTTGTGGTAATTCCTCCTTCTCTTTTTAAAAAAGAATACAAACCTTTGATACCGGAACAGGAACTACTCGGAATTGGGATAAACGAGATAAAAGAAAGTCTAACGTTGGTGATCGTAACGGTTCCAGGAGAAGATCCTTCGATGATGACCGCAAATACTCAAGGTCCGATTCTGATCAATAAAGAAACACTTATAGGAAAACAATTCATTTCTAGAAACGAATCTCATTCGGTTCGAGAAAAAATTCTCGAATCAGCAGCGGTGGAGATCGGTTAGTGCTGGTTTTAGCGAGAAGAACGAACGAATCGATTATGATCGGAGATGATATAGAAATTGTCATCGTCGATATAAAAGGCGATCAGGTTAAGATTGGAGTTAAGGCGCCTAGGGATGTTTCGGTACACAGAGCCGAAGTTTATAAAGATATTCAGGAAGAAAATAAAAAAGCCGCAGAAACCAAAATCAAACCAGCGGATCTCGGTAAGATAGGAAACATTTTGAAAAAGAAAGATTCTGGAAAAAAAGAATAACCGTTTTATTAAAGTTTTTGAATCTTACGTTTTAAATATAAGAACGTGTCTTAAAACTGAGAGTTCTTACAGCTTGATCTTTCTGATAAAGTACAATTAAGTCTTGAGACACGTTGTAAGAACCTTAATCTATAAAGATCAGAAAATTTCTTATGATTATTTATTCTAAATTTTAATTTAAGAATATTTTAATTTATTATTTTAGATTGTGTGCTATGAGTTTTTTAATAAATCAAATAGTAATTATATTATTTCTTTTTTTTTCGATTTCTTGTTTTTCTGGAATTCGTAAAGAGCTAAATTATTTTTCTGATACAATCGCATTCTATTCGTTTGAAAATGGTCCTGATCTGCCCAATTGGTTGGATCGGAGCGCAACCTATATAAACAACGAAAAACGGGATCATTTTAAAACTGCAATTATGGACGCTTTGAATCGAATGGGAAATCGAAATGATTCCTTAGTGAATGGATCGATATTGAGAATTTTTTCGAAAGAATTGAGTGAAGAAATTGCAGAGCGTTCTTATCAAAACTTTGAACGTTTTCCTAATCAAACTTATCAACTATGGATATTAAAAAAGGAAGACTATATCAATCCGGGTAGGAGAATTCGAAGGACTGTATTTTTACTCTATCCTACAATAGATTCAATTCACTTTATATTTTTGGAATTGAACCAATTCATAGACTTTCAAACTATTTATACGTTTCAGGATTGGTCTAATTATTCATTATCGGAATCAAATATCAAATCTTACTTGGAAATTTTTATCCCGGATTCGGCAATTGGAACATTATCTTATTATAAAGATGTTACTGGTGAATCTAAAAAATTTCACGTCGTTTATAAAACTATCGTTTCTACATCCGAACAGGATAAGATCAAAGAACAAAATAAAGAAACAGGAACAGATTCTAGAGAAGCTGAAAAAAGACTGATGGAATTGAAGCGATTGTTAGATAAAAAATTGATTTCCGAGGAAGAATTTAAAAAGAAACGAGAAGAAATTTTAAAATCGCTTTAAAATTTTTAATACTACACTTTAGAACTTAAAAGAAATATAATACTCTAATGCACTCATTTGCAAAATAACGTGAGTTCAACGTAAAAAAATTGGGGCGAATAAAAAACTCAGGTGCTGCTCTCTATGGATCGCAGCATAATAATTGCTTTCGAATTTGTTATGCCGAACTCACATTAAAATGCTATTTTTTGATTATATCTTTATGAGAATTTTTACGTAAAACATTGTTTAAAAAGTTTTATTAAAAATTTAGTTTATAAGGGTTTTCTAAATTTTTTCTGCATATAATTTCCAAGCGTCTGAAAGATAGTAAGTATTTAATTTTCCTTTATATTTTTGCTTTCCATTTTTTTTTTAACCCATTGAATGATTTGGTTATACCATTGATCGAATTTCATTATATCGTATTGTAATGGGTTTATCACCGCAAAATTTTTGCTCCAATATAATCTTCCATAATTTTGTTTTTCGTTGAAATTATGACGGCTATATTCGATACAAGGAGCCTCAAAGATATTTTTTATATAATAAAGATTTTGTTCCGTTCGATTTGTTTTAGTTTGAGAAAACTCAAAATTCCAAGGAAATGATTTGTTCCAAATATAGTAGATAAAGTCGTTTTCGTGATCTTTCGAAAAATCATCGATCATAAAAGCGTCTTTTGAAGCTGACGAAGCGTCCGCTTTAAGAATTTGAATTTCAGAAATAGATTTTAAGAAATATTAAAATGAACTTTCATCGATTTTAGTCATAGTGACTGCAATTTGTTTTCCCATAAAAAGATTTTATAAAGGTTGATTTATAGTTTTTGTGCAAATCTTTAATTTAAGGTTTTTGAATAATAACGTATTTTATAAAATTTTAATTTTTTGTAAAATAACAACGTTTTCATTTTGATATGATCTTTAAAAATCAATTATTGTATAATTGTTCTGAATTATTTTAAGATAAGTTATAAAAAATATTCAATAGAGTTGTTGAAAAATTAATTCTTCATCCGCTTCTATTTCATGGAAATGGTCGATTGAAACAGTTTTGTTAATTGAACTATGGAATTTTCAACAACTCTAATGGTTTTTAAAAAAGGAAATCTAAGTAGAATAAATTTTTATTAGATAATGACAGAAAAGGTCAATTTCATACAGGTACTTAATAAGACAATTTTTATATTCTAAAAATTTAAAGTATCTTTTGAAGTAAATAAATTTAAAAAATGGGAGCGGCTTTGTCACAAGCCACTCCAAAGAGAATAGTGAAGAGAATTAGATTCTTTTGTTTTAAACGTAGTAAAAAGTTTAAAACAAAAAGTCTCCAATTGAACATATCTATCAAAACCGATCTAAAATATAAAGAAAAACAAATTATAATTTTATATTTTTCGTCAAATCACTGTTATAGATTTGAAATAATTTATTGAATAGTGTATACGAAAAAATACTTTTTTGTCAAATTGGAAGCCTTAGAAACGAATTATCCAGCAATCTTTCCTTCTTTTTCCTGACGATCTGCTTCAAAAGCGTCTTCTAATTGACGCATTGAATTTTTAGAAAATTGAATAAATTCTTTTTCGTTTCCTCGAATTTGGAATTGACCTTTCAAAGTCAATTCGTCGTGAGCCCTGAACTTTTTAACTTTCTTTTCCACTTCGGAATCCATAAAACCTAATTGACTCAAAGTTTCTCCGGCTAATTCCAATGCAGAGGCGAAAGTATCTCTACGAATAATTTGAATTCCTAGTTCCATTAGTTTGAAAACGTGTTCCCGATTTCTCGCTCTCGCTATGATGGTCAAATTCGGGAAATTTTTTTTAATCAATTCGGCGATTTTTACCGAAATATCAATATCCTGAATAGCTAATATAAATAAATCTGCATGTTCCGCGCCAGCGGACCTTAAAAGACTTAATTTACTTGCGTCTCCGTAGTAGATCTTATAACCGAATTTTCTTGCTAAGTTCACTTGGTCAGGGTTATGCTCCAATGCAGTAAAACCGATCTTGTGAACGAAAAGCATTCTCGCAATAATCTGGCCAAATCTTCCAAAGCCGACCACGATAACTCGATTCTGCTCTTCTATAGTATCTTCTTTTAAATTTTGATTTTCTTTGAAAATCCATTTGGCCGTTTTATCTTTGAGAATTCCAAGGACGGGAGTTAAACCCATGGAAAAAGTTACAACTGCAATTACTAAATCAGCTTTTTCTTTTGGAAGAATGGATAGGGATACTCCAACTCCTAAAATTACAAATGCAAATTCGCCACCTTGTGAGATGATCGTGGAAAGATTAAGAGAGACTTCCTTAGAATGTTTAGTAATTATACCGATGGAATACAAAATAATCGCTTTAACGAATATTAAAATAAATGCAAGTAATATTACAAGGATCGGGTCTTTTAAAACTTCTCCCAGATTGATAGACATTCCGACGGCTAAAAAAAATAATCCAAGAAATAATCCTTTAAACGGTTCTAGATTGGATTCTAATTCGTGTCTGTATTCAGAGTCCGCAAGTATAACTCCTCCTAAAAAAGATCCAAGGGCCATCGATAATCCTACTTGATTCATTAGAATCGAAACTCCGATAACGATCAAAAGGGACAGGGCAGTGAAAATTTCATGATTCCCACTGGAAGCGACTAACTTAAACAAAGGTCTCGCTAAAAACCTTCCCGCTAAAATAACGGCAATAATTGTTCCGATAGCAAATAAGATTTCCTTTATACTTCCATGAGATTCCGGATCGGAGGTAGATTCGGTTAAAAAGGAAAGTGTAGCCATAATTGGAATTACTGCTAAATCTTGGAACAGAAGAATCGCAAAAGCGCTTCTGCCGTGTGTAGTATTGAGTTCGTTTTTTTCTCCCAAAACTTGAAGAGCAAATGCAGTAGAAGATAATGAAATACTAATGCTGATTACAATTGCTTGGCGTTTTTCCAAACCTAAGAAAGAAAGTAATATAAAAAAAGTAAGAGAAGTTAAAACGACTTGAAGACCTCCCAAGCCGAAAACGGGCCTTCTCAAAATCCAAAGTCTTTGAGGTTTTAATTCAAGTCCTATTAAAAATAAAAGTAAGACAACCCCAAATTCGGAAAGATGTAAAATACTATCCACGTCGGTGATTAAACCTATTCCCCAAGGACCGATTATAGTTCCACCAACGAGATAACCTACTACGGAACCTAATCCAATTTTTTTGAACAAAGGTACTGAAATTACTGCTGCAGAAAGAAATACAATAAGGTTTATAAGTAAATTATAATTTAGCATTCTTTTAAATTAACGATTTGAAAATAACTTCATAAAAGAAACTGTGAAAGAATGTGCGTCTCCCGGCCAACGAGAAGAAACGTAATTTCCGTCCGTGATTGAATGACCCCTTTTTAATTTTTTATGATTGTCTCTAAAGATTGGTTTTGGGCCGAAGTGAAAATCATTCGGATCTTTTAGAGCCGATCTTACTTCTTCTTCAACGGTTTGAGGATAAGTTCTATAATAATTTCCCAACCAAAGTCTAGTAAGGTTCCAAGCCGCCATTTCTTGAGATTTTAAAAGAGCCGTAGTTTTTTTTCCGTAAAGAATAGAACGATTAGTTCCAGGTAATTTACTACGAGCTGCTAAAACGACACCGTGACAAATTGCTCCGACAGGTTTACCAGTAGCAAAAAATGAACCTACAAATTTTTGTAATTCTTCTGATTCTAAGTATTCTTTCATTCCCGGAGCGTGCCCACCTGGAAGAATGAGTCCTGCAAAATTCTCCGTTTTTAAATCTTTATAAGAGATTGGATTCTGAAAGTTCGGATCGGAGATCATTTCATTGTAAGCGGTTCTGGCTTTTTTATGAGCGATTAAAATCGGTTTCCAAATTCCAAGACCTTTTCCAGTAAGCATTCTAAAATCAGCAGATCCAGGTTTGCCGTTTGGGGTTGCAAAAAATACTTCATAACCATTTTCCTTTAATATTTTCCAAGGAATTGAAGCTTCGGAAGGATCGAAATCGACGGAAGGTAAGGGAATTAAAACTTTATAAGTAGAGATCATGGTATCGATTCTAATTTTTGTTTTAAAAAATCAAGACCTTAAAAAAACAAATTCGGATGTATGATCAGTATAATTTTTTATGAAAGTTAAATCTTTTTAAAACGACTCATTTTAGGTTCTTCGTTTAGGTCAAATTATTGGTAAAACCAATCAATTGTGGAAATTAATTTTTAGAAAACACAATAGCTTGATTTGGGCGAGCATCATGGAAGTGAAGGGTTGAGGGTTCTTTATGCGGAAATTTTTACAATGTCGAGATTGTTTCGTAAAAACTCTGATAAGAGTTCTTTAAATTGAAGTCATCGAAAAATTTTATACATTCTATATTAGAGTTTTTAAAAAATTTCATAGTGAAATTAACAAAACTGATTTAATTGTCCATTTTCAATGTAACGAAAACAGATGGGAAATTCATTTTCAACAACTCTAATATAATGTGAGTTCGACGTAAGAAAATCAGAAATGGGCTCTTTAGCTCTGGTCAATAAATTGCATGCAAGAAACGTTATACAGTATATCGTTTTTAGTTTCAATAT
Above is a genomic segment from Leptospira kirschneri serovar Cynopteri str. 3522 CT containing:
- the fliW gene encoding flagellar assembly protein FliW; the encoded protein is MGIEIQTKPFGKMQISEKQILSFPEGLLGFEEYKKFALIEEEEESVFKWLQSIEEVDLAFVVIPPSLFKKEYKPLIPEQELLGIGINEIKESLTLVIVTVPGEDPSMMTANTQGPILINKETLIGKQFISRNESHSVREKILESAAVEIG
- a CDS encoding flagellar hook-associated protein 3 gives rise to the protein MRITNMMQNNSLIHNLNRHQLNMDETQNQLSTGQRIRLPSDEPGRATNQMFFRSRLNELETFQRNIDDGNSRLQQIDGELDRIGSLFQRARVLAVQASNGIYQGDKGFELEVAIGKEIDEILRALVDIANTRDATGRPLFGGHVIERPPFEPIESKIKGLQGIELKNQYIGVEYRGDIGEQLREIEKGEYVPVTIPGNKVFWGTNMSITSKVDNSGYVASSDQKFKIDGVEIHVSAGDTIDDIIDKINNSPLEVKANKLAQDNISLSSTAPHQIWMEDVEGGTILRDIGLVDSATSEPPNNYSKSATVTGLSVFDVMIQFRNDLIQKDQERISGRDLQDLDLAMENVLRYRAIVGARMNRMEEHAQRVDFDKSYMTELLSKNEGIDFPETIMNMKWLETVHQYALNVGSKIIKPTLMDFLR
- a CDS encoding monovalent cation:proton antiporter-2 (CPA2) family protein codes for the protein MLNYNLLINLIVFLSAAVISVPLFKKIGLGSVVGYLVGGTIIGPWGIGLITDVDSILHLSEFGVVLLLFLIGLELKPQRLWILRRPVFGLGGLQVVLTSLTFFILLSFLGLEKRQAIVISISISLSSTAFALQVLGEKNELNTTHGRSAFAILLFQDLAVIPIMATLSFLTESTSDPESHGSIKEILFAIGTIIAVILAGRFLARPLFKLVASSGNHEIFTALSLLIVIGVSILMNQVGLSMALGSFLGGVILADSEYRHELESNLEPFKGLFLGLFFLAVGMSINLGEVLKDPILVILLAFILIFVKAIILYSIGIITKHSKEVSLNLSTIISQGGEFAFVILGVGVSLSILPKEKADLVIAVVTFSMGLTPVLGILKDKTAKWIFKENQNLKEDTIEEQNRVIVVGFGRFGQIIARMLFVHKIGFTALEHNPDQVNLARKFGYKIYYGDASKLSLLRSAGAEHADLFILAIQDIDISVKIAELIKKNFPNLTIIARARNREHVFKLMELGIQIIRRDTFASALELAGETLSQLGFMDSEVEKKVKKFRAHDELTLKGQFQIRGNEKEFIQFSKNSMRQLEDAFEADRQEKEGKIAG
- a CDS encoding type 1 glutamine amidotransferase domain-containing protein codes for the protein MISTYKVLIPLPSVDFDPSEASIPWKILKENGYEVFFATPNGKPGSADFRMLTGKGLGIWKPILIAHKKARTAYNEMISDPNFQNPISYKDLKTENFAGLILPGGHAPGMKEYLESEELQKFVGSFFATGKPVGAICHGVVLAARSKLPGTNRSILYGKKTTALLKSQEMAAWNLTRLWLGNYYRTYPQTVEEEVRSALKDPNDFHFGPKPIFRDNHKKLKRGHSITDGNYVSSRWPGDAHSFTVSFMKLFSNR
- the csrA gene encoding carbon storage regulator CsrA produces the protein MLVLARRTNESIMIGDDIEIVIVDIKGDQVKIGVKAPRDVSVHRAEVYKDIQEENKKAAETKIKPADLGKIGNILKKKDSGKKE
- a CDS encoding LA_1326/LA_4305 family lipoprotein; this encodes MSFLINQIVIILFLFFSISCFSGIRKELNYFSDTIAFYSFENGPDLPNWLDRSATYINNEKRDHFKTAIMDALNRMGNRNDSLVNGSILRIFSKELSEEIAERSYQNFERFPNQTYQLWILKKEDYINPGRRIRRTVFLLYPTIDSIHFIFLELNQFIDFQTIYTFQDWSNYSLSESNIKSYLEIFIPDSAIGTLSYYKDVTGESKKFHVVYKTIVSTSEQDKIKEQNKETGTDSREAEKRLMELKRLLDKKLISEEEFKKKREEILKSL